A stretch of the Uranotaenia lowii strain MFRU-FL chromosome 3, ASM2978415v1, whole genome shotgun sequence genome encodes the following:
- the LOC129750970 gene encoding uncharacterized protein LOC129750970 — translation MIECFLRRYLQLQGYAFGIGAILGVVIFEWITQDYDANRVDYLQFSANTYTELRYVGIWRYLFHLCWILVSCLLIVGVFWHKSLLLYPFLLMYCVDLYFLFMRDVQLFYASENLEPFRVVIDPVIIFIIIYGLVHVLVTLIALHKLFRHNSRKANQNNKHCTDRGEYYRPDSLSRYY, via the exons ATGATCGAGTGTTTTCTCCGGCGATATTTGCAGCTTCAGGGATACGCCTTTGGCATCGGTGCCATTCTCGGGGTAGTCATCTTCGAATGGATCACCCAGGATTACGACGCCAATCGGGTGGATTATTTACAATTCAGCGCAAATACTT ACACAGAACTACGCTACGTGGGAATTTGGCGCTACTTGTTTCACCTCTGTTGGATTCTGGTTAGCTGCCTGCTGATAGTCGGAGTTTTTTGGCACAAGAGTCTACTTTTGTACCCATTTCTACTGATGTACTGTGTGGATTTGTACTTTCTTTTTATGCGGGACGTGCAACTTTTTTACGCCTCCGAGAATCTTGAACCGTTCCGAGTAGTGATCGATCCTGTCATAATATTCATCATCATTT ATGGTCTTGTGCATGTGCTGGTAACGCTGATTGCACTGCACAAACTTTTTCGGCACAACTCCCGGAAAGCCAACCAAAACAACAAACATTGTACAGATCGAGGGGAATATTATCGGCCTGATT